From Mytilus edulis chromosome 8, xbMytEdul2.2, whole genome shotgun sequence, one genomic window encodes:
- the LOC139484788 gene encoding tumor necrosis factor receptor superfamily member 27-like isoform X2 encodes MVELFLLPIFTLHILHQLVASTTSTEVNSTLIVNSVGSSGCVKGKQYYDFDQEKCRRCPRCRKATNHLQFNIRISPEFGALDCYPCYCKLGVKFNNGYAGRCSECPICNTHGHINKSKEIPTDELHGAFDCYPCICDPGYFGNALTHHQCTECLDCHGQNKQFKTNCTQTTDSECGDCLIGYTKSWMEHAACVKIETTIVTPKLSSTPGTRNLPAKEDNGHAKKSQTILVVILMISTFSAFGVIFLVYYVIKHSSCCSKAYYNVTASTSAATLTSRSSMNKNNNSPGQMGSGSSNSAVSEKTDFEQSEDPHLECDGLLTENHPQNVRRTSDDKNIYYIIQKGDCNDVHINSLPSTPS; translated from the exons ATGGTAGAATTATTTCTACTACCAATATTTACTCTGCATATACTGCACCAGCTGGTAGCCTCAACGACTTCGACAGAGGTAAACAGTACACTGATCGTTAATAGTGTAGGTTCCTCTGGATGTGTCAAGGGCAAACAATACTACGACTTCGATCAAGAAAAATGTCGAAGATGTCCACGTTGTAGAAAGGCTACCAATCATTTGCAGTTT AATATCAGAATCAGTCCAGAATTCGGTGCATTAGATTGTTATCCTTGTTACTGCAAGCTGGGTGTGAAGTTCAATAACGGATATGCTGGCAGATGTAGTGAGTGTCCCATCTGTAATACACATGGCCATATAAATAAAAGCAAG GAAATACCAACCGATGAACTTCATGGAGCATTTGATTGTTATCCATGTATATGTGATCCTGGATACTTTGGTAATGCCTTGACACATCACCAGTGTACAGAGTGTCTTGACTGTCACGGACAAAATAAACAGTTCAAAACTAATTGTACACAGACCACAGATTCAGAATGTGGTGACTGTCTGATAGG GTACACAAAATCATGGATGGAACATGCTGCATGTG TGAAAATTGAAACAACGATAGTCACCCCAAAACTCAGTTCAACTCCAGGAACAAGAAATCTGCCGGCAAAAGAAGATAATGGACATGCTAAGAAATCTCAAACCATACTAGTTGTCATattgatgatttcaactttctcTGCATTTGGTGTTATCTTCTTGGTGTACTATGTCATCAAACATTCATCATGTTGTAGTAAAGCCTATTATAACGTAACAGCCTCAACCTCTGCTGCCACGCTCACCTCTAGGTCATCCATGAACAAGAATAATAATTCACCCGGACAAATGGGTAGTGGATCCTCAAACTCTGCTG TTTCAGAAAAAACAGACTTCGAGCAGAGTGAGGACCCACACCTTGAATGTGACG GCTTGCTGACTGAAAATCATCCACAGAATGTGCGAAGAACCTCtgatgataaaaatatttattatattatccAGAAAGGTGATTGTAATGATGTTCATATTAACTCACTACCAAGTACACCATCTTGA
- the LOC139484788 gene encoding uncharacterized protein isoform X1 → MVELFLLPIFTLHILHQLVASTTSTEVNSTLIVNSVGSSGCVKGKQYYDFDQEKCRRCPRCRKATNHLQFNIRISPEFGALDCYPCYCKLGVKFNNGYAGRCSECPICNTHGHINKSKEIPTDELHGAFDCYPCICDPGYFGNALTHHQCTECLDCHGQNKQFKTNCTQTTDSECGDCLIGYTKSWMEHAACVKIETTIVTPKLSSTPGTRNLPAKEDNGHAKKSQTILVVILMISTFSAFGVIFLVYYVIKHSSCCSKAYYNVTASTSAATLTSRSSMNKNNNSPGQMGSGSSNSAGNVLLSEKTDFEQSEDPHLECDGLLTENHPQNVRRTSDDKNIYYIIQKGDCNDVHINSLPSTPS, encoded by the exons ATGGTAGAATTATTTCTACTACCAATATTTACTCTGCATATACTGCACCAGCTGGTAGCCTCAACGACTTCGACAGAGGTAAACAGTACACTGATCGTTAATAGTGTAGGTTCCTCTGGATGTGTCAAGGGCAAACAATACTACGACTTCGATCAAGAAAAATGTCGAAGATGTCCACGTTGTAGAAAGGCTACCAATCATTTGCAGTTT AATATCAGAATCAGTCCAGAATTCGGTGCATTAGATTGTTATCCTTGTTACTGCAAGCTGGGTGTGAAGTTCAATAACGGATATGCTGGCAGATGTAGTGAGTGTCCCATCTGTAATACACATGGCCATATAAATAAAAGCAAG GAAATACCAACCGATGAACTTCATGGAGCATTTGATTGTTATCCATGTATATGTGATCCTGGATACTTTGGTAATGCCTTGACACATCACCAGTGTACAGAGTGTCTTGACTGTCACGGACAAAATAAACAGTTCAAAACTAATTGTACACAGACCACAGATTCAGAATGTGGTGACTGTCTGATAGG GTACACAAAATCATGGATGGAACATGCTGCATGTG TGAAAATTGAAACAACGATAGTCACCCCAAAACTCAGTTCAACTCCAGGAACAAGAAATCTGCCGGCAAAAGAAGATAATGGACATGCTAAGAAATCTCAAACCATACTAGTTGTCATattgatgatttcaactttctcTGCATTTGGTGTTATCTTCTTGGTGTACTATGTCATCAAACATTCATCATGTTGTAGTAAAGCCTATTATAACGTAACAGCCTCAACCTCTGCTGCCACGCTCACCTCTAGGTCATCCATGAACAAGAATAATAATTCACCCGGACAAATGGGTAGTGGATCCTCAAACTCTGCTGGTAATGTTTTAC TTTCAGAAAAAACAGACTTCGAGCAGAGTGAGGACCCACACCTTGAATGTGACG GCTTGCTGACTGAAAATCATCCACAGAATGTGCGAAGAACCTCtgatgataaaaatatttattatattatccAGAAAGGTGATTGTAATGATGTTCATATTAACTCACTACCAAGTACACCATCTTGA
- the LOC139484788 gene encoding uncharacterized protein isoform X3 — MVELFLLPIFTLHILHQLVASTTSTEVNSTLIVNSVGSSGCVKGKQYYDFDQEKCRRCPRCRKATNHLQFNIRISPEFGALDCYPCYCKLGVKFNNGYAGRCSECPICNTHGHINKSKEIPTDELHGAFDCYPCICDPGYFGNALTHHQCTECLDCHGQNKQFKTNCTQTTDSECGDCLIGYTKSWMEHAACVKIETTIVTPKLSSTPGTRNLPAKEDNGHAKKSQTILVVILMISTFSAFGVIFLVYYVIKHSSCCSKAYYNVTASTSAATLTSRSSMNKNNNSPGQMGSGSSNSAGNVLLSEKTDFEQSEDPHLECDGLLTENHPQNVRRTSDDKNIYYIIQKEIYQTWSVE, encoded by the exons ATGGTAGAATTATTTCTACTACCAATATTTACTCTGCATATACTGCACCAGCTGGTAGCCTCAACGACTTCGACAGAGGTAAACAGTACACTGATCGTTAATAGTGTAGGTTCCTCTGGATGTGTCAAGGGCAAACAATACTACGACTTCGATCAAGAAAAATGTCGAAGATGTCCACGTTGTAGAAAGGCTACCAATCATTTGCAGTTT AATATCAGAATCAGTCCAGAATTCGGTGCATTAGATTGTTATCCTTGTTACTGCAAGCTGGGTGTGAAGTTCAATAACGGATATGCTGGCAGATGTAGTGAGTGTCCCATCTGTAATACACATGGCCATATAAATAAAAGCAAG GAAATACCAACCGATGAACTTCATGGAGCATTTGATTGTTATCCATGTATATGTGATCCTGGATACTTTGGTAATGCCTTGACACATCACCAGTGTACAGAGTGTCTTGACTGTCACGGACAAAATAAACAGTTCAAAACTAATTGTACACAGACCACAGATTCAGAATGTGGTGACTGTCTGATAGG GTACACAAAATCATGGATGGAACATGCTGCATGTG TGAAAATTGAAACAACGATAGTCACCCCAAAACTCAGTTCAACTCCAGGAACAAGAAATCTGCCGGCAAAAGAAGATAATGGACATGCTAAGAAATCTCAAACCATACTAGTTGTCATattgatgatttcaactttctcTGCATTTGGTGTTATCTTCTTGGTGTACTATGTCATCAAACATTCATCATGTTGTAGTAAAGCCTATTATAACGTAACAGCCTCAACCTCTGCTGCCACGCTCACCTCTAGGTCATCCATGAACAAGAATAATAATTCACCCGGACAAATGGGTAGTGGATCCTCAAACTCTGCTGGTAATGTTTTAC TTTCAGAAAAAACAGACTTCGAGCAGAGTGAGGACCCACACCTTGAATGTGACG GCTTGCTGACTGAAAATCATCCACAGAATGTGCGAAGAACCTCtgatgataaaaatatttattatattatccAGAAAG AAATTTATCAAACGTGGTCTGTTGAATAA